Proteins encoded by one window of uncultured Draconibacterium sp.:
- a CDS encoding MotA/TolQ/ExbB proton channel family protein — protein sequence MFNLLMIQADLPQELEVMATEPEGISTKFFDLALKGGWIMLPILFLSLVAVYIFFDRYFAIKKAGRFDSGLLEKVKVYITSGKIDSAVALCRSNPNPASRMLEKGISRIGRPLTDVNAAIENVGNLEIAKLEKGLPVLASVAGGAPMIGFLGTVMGMIQAFYDMSNAGNNIDVTLLSTGIYQAMVTTVAGLIVGIIAYFAYNILVSNVEKVVFKMEATTSEFMDLLNEPA from the coding sequence ATGTTTAATTTATTGATGATTCAGGCTGATCTTCCACAAGAGTTGGAAGTTATGGCAACCGAGCCGGAAGGCATTTCAACAAAATTTTTCGATTTGGCATTAAAAGGAGGCTGGATTATGCTCCCTATTTTGTTTTTATCGTTGGTTGCAGTTTACATCTTTTTCGACAGATATTTTGCCATAAAAAAAGCCGGGAGATTTGATTCAGGGTTACTGGAGAAGGTGAAAGTTTACATCACTTCAGGAAAAATTGATTCTGCAGTTGCTTTATGCCGTAGTAATCCAAATCCGGCTTCGCGTATGTTGGAAAAAGGAATCAGCCGAATTGGCCGACCATTAACCGACGTGAATGCTGCCATTGAAAATGTGGGTAACCTCGAGATTGCAAAACTGGAAAAGGGACTGCCTGTTTTGGCCTCAGTAGCCGGTGGAGCTCCGATGATCGGTTTTCTTGGCACGGTTATGGGAATGATTCAGGCATTTTATGATATGTCGAACGCAGGAAACAATATTGATGTAACACTACTTTCTACCGGTATCTACCAGGCAATGGTAACTACAGTTGCCGGGTTGATCGTTGGTATTATCGCCTATTTTGCTTATAACATTCTTGTATCGAATGTAGAGAAAGTTGTTTTTAAAATGGAAGCAACCACTTCTGAATTTATGGATCTGTTAAACGAACCGGCATAA
- the nhaD gene encoding sodium:proton antiporter NhaD has protein sequence MFILMVVVFVLGYTAIALEHPLKVDKAASALIIGSLCWVVYILGAEGILHMGFSPTWEAFLAAHPDAHGLHAAREFIVESEIIHHLGEIGEILFFLLGAMTIVEVVDQHEGFKIITDKIQTTNKVKLLWILSVLTFFMSALLDNLTTTIVLVALLRKLIDDKQTRWFFASMVVLAANAGGAWSPIGDVTTIMLWIGGQVTAGAIIANVILPSIVCMVVPLAILSVTMKGNVSRPSIDEDEIEYSTAKERILFLILGVCGLLFVPVFKTVTHLPPYMGMLLSLGILWVVGEIVHKDKPKEIKDKLKVTAVLQRVDVPTVLFFLGILSAVAALQSAGHLNILATYLDENLGNIYLIDLAIGVLSSIVDNVPLVAGAMGMYPIADAGAAGYQAAFVQDGAFWEFLAYTAGTGGSMLIIGSAAGVAAMGLEKIDFIWYLKKISWLALVGYLAGAATYYVMFGL, from the coding sequence ATGTTTATATTAATGGTTGTTGTGTTTGTTCTGGGTTATACAGCTATAGCGTTAGAGCATCCTCTCAAAGTTGATAAAGCAGCATCGGCTTTAATTATTGGTTCACTTTGCTGGGTAGTTTACATACTCGGCGCAGAAGGAATTCTTCACATGGGATTCAGCCCAACCTGGGAAGCTTTTCTCGCTGCACATCCCGACGCTCACGGCCTTCATGCAGCTCGTGAATTCATTGTAGAATCAGAAATCATTCATCATCTAGGTGAAATTGGTGAGATTTTATTCTTCTTGCTTGGAGCCATGACTATTGTGGAAGTTGTGGACCAACATGAAGGTTTTAAAATTATTACCGACAAGATTCAAACTACCAATAAAGTAAAGTTGCTTTGGATCCTTAGTGTTCTAACATTTTTCATGTCGGCACTGCTTGATAACCTTACAACTACTATCGTACTCGTTGCGCTGCTACGAAAACTTATCGACGATAAACAAACCCGCTGGTTTTTTGCCAGTATGGTGGTATTAGCTGCCAATGCAGGTGGTGCATGGTCGCCAATTGGCGATGTTACAACAATTATGCTGTGGATTGGAGGTCAGGTAACTGCCGGAGCAATTATTGCAAATGTAATTCTACCAAGTATCGTTTGCATGGTAGTTCCATTAGCAATACTGTCTGTAACAATGAAAGGTAACGTTTCGCGCCCATCTATTGATGAAGATGAAATTGAATACAGCACTGCAAAGGAACGCATTCTATTCTTAATCCTGGGAGTATGTGGATTGTTATTCGTGCCGGTTTTTAAAACAGTTACCCACTTGCCTCCATACATGGGAATGTTACTTTCGTTAGGTATTTTATGGGTAGTTGGCGAAATTGTTCATAAAGACAAACCCAAAGAAATTAAAGATAAACTGAAAGTTACAGCCGTTCTTCAACGTGTTGATGTTCCAACTGTATTGTTTTTCCTTGGAATCCTTTCAGCGGTTGCAGCCTTACAATCAGCCGGACATTTAAACATTCTGGCAACTTATCTTGATGAAAATCTTGGTAATATTTATTTAATTGACCTTGCAATTGGTGTGCTTTCGTCAATTGTTGACAATGTACCGCTGGTTGCTGGCGCAATGGGAATGTACCCAATTGCTGATGCTGGTGCTGCAGGTTACCAGGCCGCATTTGTTCAGGACGGAGCATTCTGGGAATTTCTGGCATACACAGCCGGTACCGGTGGCAGTATGCTGATTATTGGTTCAGCTGCAGGTGTTGCTGCAATGGGACTTGAAAAAATAGACTTTATATGGTACCTGAAAAAAATCAGCTGGCTGGCTTTAGTTGGTTATCTGGCGGGTGCTGCTACATATTACGTCATGTTTGGCTTGTAA